The following proteins are encoded in a genomic region of Doryrhamphus excisus isolate RoL2022-K1 chromosome 6, RoL_Dexc_1.0, whole genome shotgun sequence:
- the kif23 gene encoding kinesin-like protein KIF23 isoform X2, with translation MIRHAKGKRPHRLPPKKNSSNEKDPVGVYCRVRPLGAENEECCIDVISSTTIQLHAPEGFKTNRNGEYKETQYSFKKVFGVLVSQPELFESVARPLVDDLIRGKNGLLFTYGVTGSGKTFTMTGSPGLGGLLPRSLDMIFNSIGPYQAKRYVFRTDDKNGIEVQNEVDALLERQRRDNVFVSKSASSARQKIDPEIADMITSEEACKADEVDEDSSYSVFVSYIEIYNNYIYDLLEENQEDAIRPKPPQSRILREDQNHNMYVAGCMEVEVKSAEEAFQVFWRGQKRRKVANTRLNLESSRSHGVFIIKLAQAPLDADGDNILQNQVAVSQLCLVDLAGSERTGRTGAEGTRIREAGNINQSLLNLRTCIEILRENQMCGTNRMVPYRDSKVTHLFKNYFDGEGKVKMIVCVNPKAEDYEETLLVMRFAEMTQEVEVARPVDRPICGFTPGRRHRNQAFKDELSRKLEERGGPVYRDVPVALRPAVHSFPPLPTSEVTDAHDDITLPRLIEALQNRQRIRQTMLEDYNKAANMMTSLLNELDSNANSKENYIHEQNGKLLERDNIIQNNKAEIVRLEKKTKMLEHKIDILQKTTKIYEDDKRSLQHELETREQRLQRELSEKRRMEQRMHGAVTDTQHKWEKECVRRVNAMQQQMQNKLWVKDEKLKQLKAIVTESKTPGRPEPPPRQTQPKRPSREERLPTPAKRSASPSPVPTSTPVRPLHRRSRSAGGEKWVDHKPASSLDLGTVLQPVIPNAIQVSAPSEKVLSKCDRYVLTHQEIASDGEIQTKLVKGEVMKTRGGGQAVQFTDIEILKQQLTAAPGRKRKSSEGTSGDHQDGAVTDVETRCSVAMEMRAGTTLGPSLEHHCITKRRKP, from the exons ATGATCAGACACGC cAAAGGCAAAAGGCCCCACCGTCTGCCGCCGAAAAAAAACTCAAGCAATGAGAAAGACCCGGTTGGG GTATACTGCCGTGTGCGACCTCTCGGAGCAGAAAATGAAGAATGTTGCATTGATGTGATCAGCAGTACCACCATACAACTACATGCACCCGAAGGCTTCAAAACAAACCGTAATGGAGAATACAAAGAG ACACAGTACTCTTTCAAGAAAGTATTTGGAGTATTAGTATCTCAACCTGAGCTGTTTGAGAGTGTTGCCAGACCTCTCGTTGATGACCTCATCCGTGGAAAAAATG GCCTACTCTTTACATATGGAGTGACAGGAAGTGGTAAGACGTTCACCATGACAGGCTCTCCTGGCTTGGGTGGACTTCTGCCTCGCTCCCTTGACATGATTTTTAACAGCATTGGGCCCTACCAGGCCAAACGATAT GTTTTCAGGACAGATGATAAAAATGGCATAGAGGTCCAGAATGAAGTTGATGCCCTGCTGGAGCGCCAAAGGAGAGACAATGTATTTGTTTCAAAATCAGCCTCATCTGCCAG ACAGAAGATTGATCCAGAAATTGCTGATATGATTACATCGGAAGAGGCCTGTAAAGCTGACGAGGTGGACGAGGACAGCAGCTACAGCGTCTTCGTGTCATACATTGAAATCTACAACAATTATATCTATGATCTTCTGGAAGAAAATCAGGAGGATGCAATCAGACCAAA GCCACCCCAGTCTAGAATTCTCAGAGAGGATCAGAACCACAACATGTACGTTGCTGGTTGTATGGAGGTGGAAGTCAAGTCTGCAGAGGAGGCTTTTCAAGTATTTTGGAGAG gacagaagaggagaAAGGTGGCCAACACCCGACTAAATCTAGAATCAAGCCGCTCCCACGGCGTGTTCATCATCAAACTGGCTCAGGCCCCTCTGGATGCAGACGGGGATAACATCCTACAA AACCAGGTGGCTGTCAGTCAGCTGTGTCTAGTGGACTTGGCAGGAAGTGAGCGAACAGGCAGGACAGGGGCGGAGGGCACTCGTATACGCGAAGCAG GAAACATCAATCAGTCCCTGCTGAACCTGCGGACGTGTATCGAGATCCTTCGAGAGAACCAGATGTGCGGCACAAATCGG ATGGTTCCGTACAGAGACTCCAAAGTCACACATCTTTTCAAAAACTACTTTGACGGAGAAGGCAAAGTCAAAATGATTGTCTGCGTTAACCCAAAAGCTGAAGACTACGAAGAAACTTTG CTGGTGATGCGCTTCGCAGAGatgacacaggaagtggaagtggcTCGGCCAGTGGACAGGCCCATCTGCGGGTTCACGCCAGGCCGTCGCCACAGAAACCAGGCCTTTAAAGATGAGCTGTCACGCAAGTTGGAGGAACGTGGCGGTCCGGTATACAGAG aTGTACCTGTTGCATTACGCCCGGCGGTACATAGCTTCCCTCCACTCCCAACGTCTGAGGTTACAGACGCTCATGATGATATCACCCTGCCCAGGCTGATTGAAGCTCTACAGAATAGACAAAGAATCAGACAGACCATGTTAGAAGACTACAACAAAGCAG ccaacatgatgacatcactgctcAATGAGCTTGACAGCAATGCTAATTCCAAGGAGAATTACATTCATGAGCAAAACGGCAAACTCTTGGAGAGGGATAACATTATTcaaaacaacaaggcagagattGTGAgactggagaaaaaaacaaagatgctTGAACACAAG ATCGACATCCTTCAGAAAACCACCAAAATATACGAGGACGACAAGCGTTCCCTGCAGCATGAGCTGGAAACGAGAGAACAAAGGCTGCAGAGGGAGCTGTCTGAGAAGAGACGCATGGAGCAGCGCATGCATGGCGCAGTCACAGACACGCAGCACAAGTGGGAAAAAGAATGC GTGCGCCGTGTGAATGCGATGCAGCAGCAGATGCAAAACAAACTGTGGGTGAAGGACGAGAAGCTGAAGCAGCTTAAAGCCATCGTGACTGAGAGCAAGACGCCAGGTCGCCCTGAGCCTCCACCCCGTCAGACACAACCCAAGAGGCCCTCGAGAGAAGAGCGCCTCCCTACACCTGCAAAGAGATCCGCCTCGCCCTCACCTGTTCCG ACCTCAACACCGGTTCGTCCCCTGCATCGACGATCCCGCTCAGCTGGTGGAGAGAAGTGGGTGGACCACAAGCCCGCCTCGAGCCTGGACTTGGGAACGGTGCTGCAGCCCGTCATTCCCAACGCCATCCAAGTGTCAGCCCCCAGCGAGAAGGTGCTGTCAAAGTGTGATCGCTACGTGCTAACGCATCAGGAGATCGCCTCCGATGGGGAGATACAGACCAAACTTGTTAAG GGCGAAGTGATGAAGACCAGAGGAGGAGGACAAGCCGTCCAATTCACTGACATCGAGATTCTCAAACAGCAGCTCACTGCAGCTCCAGG GCGTAAGAGGAAGTCTTCAGAAGGCACTAGCGGAGACCATCAAGATGGAGCTGTTACTGATGTGGAGACAAGG TGCTCTGTAGCCATGGAGATGAGGGCTGGTACCACCTTGGGACCTAGTTTGGAACATCATTGCATCACCAA GCGCAGGAAACCCTGA
- the kif23 gene encoding kinesin-like protein KIF23 isoform X1, with the protein MIRHAKGKRPHRLPPKKNSSNEKDPVGVYCRVRPLGAENEECCIDVISSTTIQLHAPEGFKTNRNGEYKETQYSFKKVFGVLVSQPELFESVARPLVDDLIRGKNGLLFTYGVTGSGKTFTMTGSPGLGGLLPRSLDMIFNSIGPYQAKRYVFRTDDKNGIEVQNEVDALLERQRRDNVFVSKSASSARQKIDPEIADMITSEEACKADEVDEDSSYSVFVSYIEIYNNYIYDLLEENQEDAIRPKWNGGGTPVRQNTDFMPPQSRILREDQNHNMYVAGCMEVEVKSAEEAFQVFWRGQKRRKVANTRLNLESSRSHGVFIIKLAQAPLDADGDNILQNQVAVSQLCLVDLAGSERTGRTGAEGTRIREAGNINQSLLNLRTCIEILRENQMCGTNRMVPYRDSKVTHLFKNYFDGEGKVKMIVCVNPKAEDYEETLLVMRFAEMTQEVEVARPVDRPICGFTPGRRHRNQAFKDELSRKLEERGGPVYRDVPVALRPAVHSFPPLPTSEVTDAHDDITLPRLIEALQNRQRIRQTMLEDYNKAANMMTSLLNELDSNANSKENYIHEQNGKLLERDNIIQNNKAEIVRLEKKTKMLEHKIDILQKTTKIYEDDKRSLQHELETREQRLQRELSEKRRMEQRMHGAVTDTQHKWEKECVRRVNAMQQQMQNKLWVKDEKLKQLKAIVTESKTPGRPEPPPRQTQPKRPSREERLPTPAKRSASPSPVPTSTPVRPLHRRSRSAGGEKWVDHKPASSLDLGTVLQPVIPNAIQVSAPSEKVLSKCDRYVLTHQEIASDGEIQTKLVKGEVMKTRGGGQAVQFTDIEILKQQLTAAPGRKRKSSEGTSGDHQDGAVTDVETRCSVAMEMRAGTTLGPSLEHHCITKRRKP; encoded by the exons ATGATCAGACACGC cAAAGGCAAAAGGCCCCACCGTCTGCCGCCGAAAAAAAACTCAAGCAATGAGAAAGACCCGGTTGGG GTATACTGCCGTGTGCGACCTCTCGGAGCAGAAAATGAAGAATGTTGCATTGATGTGATCAGCAGTACCACCATACAACTACATGCACCCGAAGGCTTCAAAACAAACCGTAATGGAGAATACAAAGAG ACACAGTACTCTTTCAAGAAAGTATTTGGAGTATTAGTATCTCAACCTGAGCTGTTTGAGAGTGTTGCCAGACCTCTCGTTGATGACCTCATCCGTGGAAAAAATG GCCTACTCTTTACATATGGAGTGACAGGAAGTGGTAAGACGTTCACCATGACAGGCTCTCCTGGCTTGGGTGGACTTCTGCCTCGCTCCCTTGACATGATTTTTAACAGCATTGGGCCCTACCAGGCCAAACGATAT GTTTTCAGGACAGATGATAAAAATGGCATAGAGGTCCAGAATGAAGTTGATGCCCTGCTGGAGCGCCAAAGGAGAGACAATGTATTTGTTTCAAAATCAGCCTCATCTGCCAG ACAGAAGATTGATCCAGAAATTGCTGATATGATTACATCGGAAGAGGCCTGTAAAGCTGACGAGGTGGACGAGGACAGCAGCTACAGCGTCTTCGTGTCATACATTGAAATCTACAACAATTATATCTATGATCTTCTGGAAGAAAATCAGGAGGATGCAATCAGACCAAA GTGGAATGGTGGGGGTACACCTGTACGCCAGAATACTGACTTCAT GCCACCCCAGTCTAGAATTCTCAGAGAGGATCAGAACCACAACATGTACGTTGCTGGTTGTATGGAGGTGGAAGTCAAGTCTGCAGAGGAGGCTTTTCAAGTATTTTGGAGAG gacagaagaggagaAAGGTGGCCAACACCCGACTAAATCTAGAATCAAGCCGCTCCCACGGCGTGTTCATCATCAAACTGGCTCAGGCCCCTCTGGATGCAGACGGGGATAACATCCTACAA AACCAGGTGGCTGTCAGTCAGCTGTGTCTAGTGGACTTGGCAGGAAGTGAGCGAACAGGCAGGACAGGGGCGGAGGGCACTCGTATACGCGAAGCAG GAAACATCAATCAGTCCCTGCTGAACCTGCGGACGTGTATCGAGATCCTTCGAGAGAACCAGATGTGCGGCACAAATCGG ATGGTTCCGTACAGAGACTCCAAAGTCACACATCTTTTCAAAAACTACTTTGACGGAGAAGGCAAAGTCAAAATGATTGTCTGCGTTAACCCAAAAGCTGAAGACTACGAAGAAACTTTG CTGGTGATGCGCTTCGCAGAGatgacacaggaagtggaagtggcTCGGCCAGTGGACAGGCCCATCTGCGGGTTCACGCCAGGCCGTCGCCACAGAAACCAGGCCTTTAAAGATGAGCTGTCACGCAAGTTGGAGGAACGTGGCGGTCCGGTATACAGAG aTGTACCTGTTGCATTACGCCCGGCGGTACATAGCTTCCCTCCACTCCCAACGTCTGAGGTTACAGACGCTCATGATGATATCACCCTGCCCAGGCTGATTGAAGCTCTACAGAATAGACAAAGAATCAGACAGACCATGTTAGAAGACTACAACAAAGCAG ccaacatgatgacatcactgctcAATGAGCTTGACAGCAATGCTAATTCCAAGGAGAATTACATTCATGAGCAAAACGGCAAACTCTTGGAGAGGGATAACATTATTcaaaacaacaaggcagagattGTGAgactggagaaaaaaacaaagatgctTGAACACAAG ATCGACATCCTTCAGAAAACCACCAAAATATACGAGGACGACAAGCGTTCCCTGCAGCATGAGCTGGAAACGAGAGAACAAAGGCTGCAGAGGGAGCTGTCTGAGAAGAGACGCATGGAGCAGCGCATGCATGGCGCAGTCACAGACACGCAGCACAAGTGGGAAAAAGAATGC GTGCGCCGTGTGAATGCGATGCAGCAGCAGATGCAAAACAAACTGTGGGTGAAGGACGAGAAGCTGAAGCAGCTTAAAGCCATCGTGACTGAGAGCAAGACGCCAGGTCGCCCTGAGCCTCCACCCCGTCAGACACAACCCAAGAGGCCCTCGAGAGAAGAGCGCCTCCCTACACCTGCAAAGAGATCCGCCTCGCCCTCACCTGTTCCG ACCTCAACACCGGTTCGTCCCCTGCATCGACGATCCCGCTCAGCTGGTGGAGAGAAGTGGGTGGACCACAAGCCCGCCTCGAGCCTGGACTTGGGAACGGTGCTGCAGCCCGTCATTCCCAACGCCATCCAAGTGTCAGCCCCCAGCGAGAAGGTGCTGTCAAAGTGTGATCGCTACGTGCTAACGCATCAGGAGATCGCCTCCGATGGGGAGATACAGACCAAACTTGTTAAG GGCGAAGTGATGAAGACCAGAGGAGGAGGACAAGCCGTCCAATTCACTGACATCGAGATTCTCAAACAGCAGCTCACTGCAGCTCCAGG GCGTAAGAGGAAGTCTTCAGAAGGCACTAGCGGAGACCATCAAGATGGAGCTGTTACTGATGTGGAGACAAGG TGCTCTGTAGCCATGGAGATGAGGGCTGGTACCACCTTGGGACCTAGTTTGGAACATCATTGCATCACCAA GCGCAGGAAACCCTGA
- the ddb2 gene encoding DNA damage-binding protein 2 isoform X2, producing the protein MKSRPSKSHAPESRKAQVKKRPGENSGATLSKKLRDKKDAETGSAVKSTAFQSKRTHGSILHYIYKNTLGQSLHSQMRQCLQEPFVRSLSSYRFCAATSPFDRRITSLEWHPTHSTTLAVASKGGDINLWDYELPARKMFIQGMGAGDSVTDMKFNPLNPTQLFTSSMGGTTVLRDFSGRTLTVFAFLDTINYWYCCVDVSISRQMLVTGDNVGQLLLVGLDGQKIFSDKLHKAKVSHAEFNPRCDWLLATASVDHTVKLWDLRNMKDKKSFLHDMPHQKAVNSAYFNPLDGSKLLTTDQYDQIRVYSSCDWSKPQHIIQHPHRQFQHLTPIKATWHPVYDLIVVGRYPDDRVFLGDQRTIDIFDSNTAELVCQLQDPTVAGIKSINKFNPMGEVIGSGTGVTVLIWDRNKVLKDGQTDQEETSTSAESSRSQRRGQQRPARNRRAAGVDAKVRKKLLSLEDTETKNKTKRTKQSRNH; encoded by the exons ATGAAAAGCAGACCGTCGAAGTCGCACGCCCCTGAATCCAGAAAAGCTCAGGTGAAGAAACGGCCTGGAGAGAACTCTGGTGCAACTCTTTCAAAAAAATTACGAGACAAGAAAGATGCAGAAACAG GTTCAGCAGTCAAGTCCACAGCATTCCAGAGTAAAAGAACACATGGAAGCATATTGCACTACATCTACAAAAACACTTTGGGACAAAGTCTGCACTCTCAGATGAGACAG TGTCTCCAGGAGCCATTTGTTCGCTCTCTGTCATCATACCGTTTCTGCGCAGCCACCAGCCCCTTTGACCGCAGAATCACTTCCTTGGAGTGGCATCCCACTCATTCCACCACACTTGCTGTGGCATCTAAAGGTGGCGACATTAACCTCTGGGACTATGAGCTCCCTGCCAGAAAGATGTTCATACAAGGG ATGGGCGCTGGAGACTCAGTTACCGATATGAAGTTTAACCCATTAAACCCCACTCAGCTTTTCACTTCATCTATGGGGGGTACCACAGTACTCCGTGATTTCAGTGGAAGGACTCTAACAGTGTTTGCCTTCCTAGACACAATAAA TTACTGGTACTGCTGTGTAGATGTGTCCATCAGCAGACAGATGCTTGTGACCGGAGACAATGTTGGACAGCTCTTACTTGTGGGTTTGGATGGTCAAAAG ATTTTCAGTGACAAGTTACACAAAGCCAAAGTCAGTCATGCTGAATTCAACCctcgctgtgattggctgctggcaACGGCGTCGGTGGACCACACGGTGAAGCTATGGGACCTGAGGAACATGAAGGACAAGAAGAGCTTCCTCCATGACATGCCTCACCAAAAGGCCGTCAACTCAG CCTATTTTAATCCCCTGGACGGTTCCAAGTTGCTCACAACTGATCAGTACGACCAGATTCGTGTCTATTCATCCTGTGATTGGTCCAAACCTCAGCACATCATCCAGCATCCACACAGACAGTTCCAGCATCTCACACCCATCAAG GCCACATGGCATCCTGTCTATGACCTCATAGTGGTGGGTCGTTACCCTGACGACAGGGTTTTCCTCGGAGACCAGAGGACTATTGACATCTTTGATTCCAACACAGCGGAGCTTGTGTGTCAGCTGCAGGATCCCACAGTGGCTGGAATCAAATCT ATTAACAAATTTAATCCAATGGGAGAAGTGATTGGCTCTGGAACGG GTGTAACAGTGTTAATTTGGGACAGAAATAAGGTCTTAAAAGACGGGCAAACAGATCAAGAGGAAACATCAACCTCGGCGGAGAGTTCCAGGAGTCAACGTCGTGGTCAGCAGCGACCTGCCAGGAACAGGAGAGCTGCTGGTGTGGATGCCAAGGTCAGGAAAAAACTGCTTTCTCTGGAGGACACTGAgacaaaaaacaagacaaagagAACCAAGCAGTCGAGAAATCATTGA
- the ddb2 gene encoding DNA damage-binding protein 2 isoform X1, which yields MKSRPSKSHAPESRKAQVKKRPGENSGATLSKKLRDKKDAETGSAVKSTAFQSKRTHGSILHYIYKNTLGQSLHSQMRQCLQEPFVRSLSSYRFCAATSPFDRRITSLEWHPTHSTTLAVASKGGDINLWDYELPARKMFIQGNGAGDFIGGMKFCPMDHSRLYVASGEGTLTMQSFEGHPATVLSQTGDCGHDHHNVCYWYCCVDVSISRQMLVTGDNVGQLLLVGLDGQKIFSDKLHKAKVSHAEFNPRCDWLLATASVDHTVKLWDLRNMKDKKSFLHDMPHQKAVNSAYFNPLDGSKLLTTDQYDQIRVYSSCDWSKPQHIIQHPHRQFQHLTPIKATWHPVYDLIVVGRYPDDRVFLGDQRTIDIFDSNTAELVCQLQDPTVAGIKSINKFNPMGEVIGSGTGVTVLIWDRNKVLKDGQTDQEETSTSAESSRSQRRGQQRPARNRRAAGVDAKVRKKLLSLEDTETKNKTKRTKQSRNH from the exons ATGAAAAGCAGACCGTCGAAGTCGCACGCCCCTGAATCCAGAAAAGCTCAGGTGAAGAAACGGCCTGGAGAGAACTCTGGTGCAACTCTTTCAAAAAAATTACGAGACAAGAAAGATGCAGAAACAG GTTCAGCAGTCAAGTCCACAGCATTCCAGAGTAAAAGAACACATGGAAGCATATTGCACTACATCTACAAAAACACTTTGGGACAAAGTCTGCACTCTCAGATGAGACAG TGTCTCCAGGAGCCATTTGTTCGCTCTCTGTCATCATACCGTTTCTGCGCAGCCACCAGCCCCTTTGACCGCAGAATCACTTCCTTGGAGTGGCATCCCACTCATTCCACCACACTTGCTGTGGCATCTAAAGGTGGCGACATTAACCTCTGGGACTATGAGCTCCCTGCCAGAAAGATGTTCATACAAGGG aATGGTGCTGGTGACTTCATTGGAGGGATGAAGTTTTGCCCCATGGACCACTCTAGACTTTATGTGGCCTCTGGTGAGGGAACACTGACCATGCAGAGCTTCGAGGGCCACCCAGCCACCGTTCTATCTCAAACCGGAGACTGTGGCCACGACCACCACAATGTTTG TTACTGGTACTGCTGTGTAGATGTGTCCATCAGCAGACAGATGCTTGTGACCGGAGACAATGTTGGACAGCTCTTACTTGTGGGTTTGGATGGTCAAAAG ATTTTCAGTGACAAGTTACACAAAGCCAAAGTCAGTCATGCTGAATTCAACCctcgctgtgattggctgctggcaACGGCGTCGGTGGACCACACGGTGAAGCTATGGGACCTGAGGAACATGAAGGACAAGAAGAGCTTCCTCCATGACATGCCTCACCAAAAGGCCGTCAACTCAG CCTATTTTAATCCCCTGGACGGTTCCAAGTTGCTCACAACTGATCAGTACGACCAGATTCGTGTCTATTCATCCTGTGATTGGTCCAAACCTCAGCACATCATCCAGCATCCACACAGACAGTTCCAGCATCTCACACCCATCAAG GCCACATGGCATCCTGTCTATGACCTCATAGTGGTGGGTCGTTACCCTGACGACAGGGTTTTCCTCGGAGACCAGAGGACTATTGACATCTTTGATTCCAACACAGCGGAGCTTGTGTGTCAGCTGCAGGATCCCACAGTGGCTGGAATCAAATCT ATTAACAAATTTAATCCAATGGGAGAAGTGATTGGCTCTGGAACGG GTGTAACAGTGTTAATTTGGGACAGAAATAAGGTCTTAAAAGACGGGCAAACAGATCAAGAGGAAACATCAACCTCGGCGGAGAGTTCCAGGAGTCAACGTCGTGGTCAGCAGCGACCTGCCAGGAACAGGAGAGCTGCTGGTGTGGATGCCAAGGTCAGGAAAAAACTGCTTTCTCTGGAGGACACTGAgacaaaaaacaagacaaagagAACCAAGCAGTCGAGAAATCATTGA